Proteins from a genomic interval of Thermoanaerobacterium thermosaccharolyticum DSM 571:
- the yihA gene encoding ribosome biogenesis GTP-binding protein YihA/YsxC: MKIKSIELKVAAYNKNQYPDDGLTQIAVIGRSNVGKSSFINTIVNRKNFARVSQKPGKTQGINFYLVNNSFYLVDLPGYGYAEVSKEMKKQWSINIETYLNVSEYLKGAIMLVDIRHKPTDDDVLMMNYLKHRNLNYVVVATKSDKLNRQEIQRSLNVISETLEVDKGKIVPFSSLKKTGVDNIYTYLDSILEDNKRIED, translated from the coding sequence ATGAAAATCAAATCAATAGAGCTCAAAGTTGCTGCATACAATAAAAACCAATATCCAGATGACGGGCTAACACAAATTGCTGTAATAGGCAGGTCGAATGTAGGCAAATCATCCTTTATAAATACCATAGTTAACAGGAAAAATTTCGCAAGAGTTAGTCAGAAACCGGGAAAGACGCAAGGTATTAATTTTTACCTTGTAAATAATTCATTTTACTTAGTTGATCTTCCTGGCTATGGCTATGCTGAGGTTTCAAAAGAAATGAAAAAACAGTGGTCAATAAATATTGAGACTTACTTAAATGTTTCAGAATATCTCAAAGGGGCAATAATGCTTGTAGACATCAGGCATAAGCCCACAGATGATGATGTTCTAATGATGAATTATTTAAAACATAGAAATTTAAATTATGTTGTTGTTGCCACAAAGTCAGATAAGCTGAATAGGCAAGAAATTCAAAGGTCGCTAAATGTCATATCTGAGACACTTGAAGTCGATAAAGGTAAAATTGTACCTTTTTCATCTTTGAAGAAAACAGGTGTAGATAATATCTACACCTATTTAGATTCTATTCTTGAGGACAATAAAAGAATTGAAGATTAA